The DNA segment GCAATGAActtattgtatttttaaaaaattatcagTTTGTATCTGCTATTTGTTGTAATAATAGtagatttttacacataaatATATGCTACGTGCAGAACGTACCGGGGTCAAATGGAACCCCGTACTGCAACGCTGTATCCGCCCTTGTAACATATCCGCTTTATTTATTACAGGAGCTGAAATCGGAAAAGAGGTGGGGACAAAAGGTTTGGAAATGGTAAAAAAGTGTGAAGGTTTTCCAGGGGCAGTTATAGAACTTGCAAAATTAGTAGCTGGTAAGGATGTGAGTGAGTGGGAGATTGTGCTGAAAAATGCGAGATCAGATCTATCACAAGTTATGACTCCAAGTTATGATGAGTTGTCAGATCATTTGAAACTTTGTTTTCTCTATTTGGGCCATTTTAGGGAAGATCCAGAGGTAGAACCAGAGAAGTTATGTCATTTGTGGACAATTGAAAGCTTGATATCGTCACAAGAATGTGGAAGAACAATGACACTCTTGGACTTGACAGAGGAGAATTTGAAGGTTCTAGCGCAGAAGGGAATGATAGACGTGGAAAAGAGAATAGAGCTCAAGTCTTGCCGCGTAGTTGGATTAATGGGAGATATGTGCCTCTCAAAAGCAGAAGAGAGAGACCTTTTGAAAGTCATGGATTTACGAACTGAAGATAATCCGCCTTCATTTTACTTTAGCAGAACACGGAGTCTTGTCATTTATCTAGGGAAGTATAAATCTCAAGTCAATCCACAATACAGAAACCTTCGGAGTCTTCGAATTATTGAGACAAATGAGCATCAACGATTAGAGGAGCTTGTATGGCCGCCTGTATTATCAGATGTTAAGCAACTCCGCGCGCTCAGAATTCTTGATTTCGACAGGATAGACTTTCGAGAGAGAGGGAGGGAACTACCCGAAGGTATTTTTGCTCTACCTTTGTTAAGATATTTAAGTTTCAAAGGATGTTTCCTAGAGGTGTTGCCATCATCTATAAGCAGCTTGTCACATCTGCAAGTCCTTGATTTGAGAATTCATGATTTATGCAAGATTATCATCCCGAATGTGTTGCGGAAGATGAGAAGATTGCAACATCTCTATCTTCCGAAAACATTTCAAATGATAATTAAGGGAGAAAAACTTCGATTGGATGGATTGACAGAGCTTCAGACACTAAAGAACTTCACCTCCAAAGTATGTGAAATCGCAGATCTTTTCAAATTGACCAAACTCCGGTACCTAGATGTGAAAGTTGAAGGGAATCTTGACGACCTTAAGTCAATAACCGGTCCCATGGAAACTGCTCCAGAAAGATGGTCTCATTCCTCCATCGAGATAAAAAAGTTCGACTGTTATACAGAAAAAAGGCATAAAGTTTTTAGGCAGCTAATGGAGTCGGGGATTCCACCTAAATTTTCCTTCGAGGGTCACCTTTACCAGCTGCCACCATACAATCTGATCTCCGAAAGATTCACAGAGATGGTCCTTATTAACACTCAACTTTGCGAAGATCCAATGGCAACTTTAGAGAAGCTTCCCAATCTAAGGCTTCTAGTACTCAAAGATGATGCTTTTCTAGTTAAAGAGATTATATGTTCTGCTGAAGGTTTCCCTCAACTCGAACTTTTAGAACTCTCTGGTTTGTTCGTCTTGGAGAAATGTAGGGCGGGAGATAAGGCGATGCCCAGGCTTTCTCATCTCAATATTGAAAACTGCGAGAAAGTAGAATTGCTCCCAGATGGTTCAGAATTTCATCCTATCTTCAAAGATTTCTTGAGCAGAAATAACCCTTGAACGTTAACACAACTGTGTTAGTTCATGAATTAAATTTGAATTCTGTAAGAATTTGAATTgaaccgagggtctattgga comes from the Nicotiana tabacum cultivar K326 chromosome 14, ASM71507v2, whole genome shotgun sequence genome and includes:
- the LOC107773799 gene encoding putative disease resistance protein At1g59780, which gives rise to MAKVALLLAIKKLRQLILAEETERIGADREVSDVVQFLEIFLQDLTADDQMPSDSAREIEELVYRVEYMVENLASRSGRSFVKQFPLCSGHGAAVKKQDRSEFTKLCTTIKRLLSENVLQLSSNVNVDSSSSSWDNCCKKWKQIFVNELGGEAVGIEEEKELILRALFDKSEGYEHRFEVIPIWGPSGTGKSTLAHAIYNDPRVVQEFRKHRIIITVSESFNFKREFSSVLTRFVGSTMDYEDSTTDTLAEKIREQLEEKESRKEFRKESRSLILLEDVRSIEDWQRLRPAVGAKGSRILVTTRAKEAAEGMNQAPYVHRKRPLTDEYSLELLKRTAWPKMNPGAEIGKEVGTKGLEMVKKCEGFPGAVIELAKLVAGKDVSEWEIVLKNARSDLSQVMTPSYDELSDHLKLCFLYLGHFREDPEVEPEKLCHLWTIESLISSQECGRTMTLLDLTEENLKVLAQKGMIDVEKRIELKSCRVVGLMGDMCLSKAEERDLLKVMDLRTEDNPPSFYFSRTRSLVIYLGKYKSQVNPQYRNLRSLRIIETNEHQRLEELVWPPVLSDVKQLRALRILDFDRIDFRERGRELPEGIFALPLLRYLSFKGCFLEVLPSSISSLSHLQVLDLRIHDLCKIIIPNVLRKMRRLQHLYLPKTFQMIIKGEKLRLDGLTELQTLKNFTSKVCEIADLFKLTKLRYLDVKVEGNLDDLKSITGPMETAPERWSHSSIEIKKFDCYTEKRHKVFRQLMESGIPPKFSFEGHLYQLPPYNLISERFTEMVLINTQLCEDPMATLEKLPNLRLLVLKDDAFLVKEIICSAEGFPQLELLELSGLFVLEKCRAGDKAMPRLSHLNIENCEKVELLPDGSEFHPIFKDFLSRNNP